Proteins co-encoded in one Gossypium arboreum isolate Shixiya-1 chromosome 11, ASM2569848v2, whole genome shotgun sequence genomic window:
- the LOC108459584 gene encoding homeobox-leucine zipper protein HAT3-like, which translates to MDDKDDGLGLSLSLGRAQNQPSLKLNLMPLASPCMQNHQQRNIWNELFQSSDGQLETRSFAGGIDVNQAPALAECEEEDGVSSPNSTVSSISGKRNERDPVGDETEAERQSCSRSSDDEDGGGAGDDASRKKLRLSKEQSLVLEETFKEHSTLNPKQKLALAMQLNLRPRQVEVWFQNRRARTKLKQTEVDCEYLKRCCDNLTDENRRLQKEAQELRALKLSPQLYTHINPPTTLTMCPSCERVAVASSPSSSLADSSAPNSKHQRPVPASSWAALPSPVTHRPFNAPASRP; encoded by the exons ATGGATGATAAAGATGACGGTTTGGGGTTAAGTTTGAGCTTGGGACGTGCTCAGAACCAGCCCTCGTTGAAGCTAAATCTCATGCCTTTAGCTTCACCTTGCATGCAAAACCATCAGCAGAGGAACATTTGGAATGAACTGTTTCAGTCTTCTG ATGGACAGTTGGAAACAAGATCATTTGCTGGTGGAATTGATGTGAACCAGGCACCGGCCTTGGCTGAATGCGAGGAAGAAGATGGGGTCTCCTCGCCTAACAGCACCGTTTCAAGCATAAGTGGAAAGAGAAACGAGAGAGACCCTGTGGGCGATGAAACCGAGGCTGAGAGACAGTCTTGCTCTCGTTCCAGTGACGATGAAGATGGCGGGGGTGCTGGTGACGATGCCTCGAGGAAGAAACTTAGGCTTTCAAAGGAGCAATCGTTGGTGCTTGAAGAAACCTTCAAGGAACATAGCACCCTTAATCCT AAGCAGAAGTTGGCACTGGCAATGCAATTGAATCTGAGGCCTAGGCAAGTGGAGGTTTGGTTCCAGAACAGAAGAGCAAG GACTAAGTTGAAGCAGACGGAAGTTGACTGTGAGTATCTAAAAAGATGTTGCGACAATCTAACAGATGAAAACAGAAGGCTTCAGAAGGAAGCGCAAGAGCTTCGAGCATTAAAACTCTCCCCACAGCTCTACACCCACATCAACCCTCCCACAACCCTCACCATGTGCCCTTCTTGTGAACGTGTGGCTGTTGCTTCTTCTCCGTCTTCATCCTTGGCTGATTCCTCTGCCCCTAACTCAAAGCATCAAAGGCCGGTACCCGCTAGTTCTTGGGCTGCATTGCCATCGCCTGTTACTCATCGACCCTTCAATGCCCCTGCTTCTAGACCATAA